In one window of Methanomicrobiales archaeon DNA:
- the ligD gene encoding non-homologous end-joining DNA ligase, with product MGEDMKAGERLRAGDPSARVAFTRPEKVLYPEAGITKADVIRYYREAAPRLLPFLKDRPLSVVRYPDGIAGERFFSKNAPPGTPDWVETSLQPSESKGKDVRYVVAGDTDTLLWLANLAALELHVPLSRGGSIYVPDCAVFDFDPEPPAHFPEAARAALLLREKLDDLGLAGYAKTSGKRGVHVIVPLDGVHTFEQTREFVHRVGRNLARENPWIVPEVARTREAGIVFFDYLLNAKGRTMIAPYSLRATPAATVSTPLAWEELARGVRPEAFTLRTVLEREDPWKGIFEQRQRLPALDPIPSGRTAARSRGSETLAEYRERRNFVRTPEPAGGASAGEGGSRFVVHEHRATRLHFDFRLERGGVLKSWAVPKGVPERPGVRHLAIETEDHPLEYIDFAGTIPEGEYGAGTISIWDAGTYDARTWEPDKIEVMLNGQRLHGRYVFIRFKKAEEGSWLLFKASE from the coding sequence ATGGGAGAGGATATGAAAGCCGGAGAGCGACTTCGTGCAGGAGATCCGTCCGCCCGCGTGGCGTTCACCCGTCCCGAGAAGGTGCTCTACCCCGAGGCGGGGATCACGAAGGCCGACGTGATCCGCTACTACCGTGAGGCGGCCCCCCGCCTCCTCCCCTTCCTGAAGGATCGCCCCCTCTCGGTCGTCCGCTACCCGGACGGCATCGCGGGGGAACGGTTCTTCTCGAAGAATGCCCCTCCGGGCACCCCGGACTGGGTGGAGACGTCGCTCCAGCCCTCGGAGTCGAAGGGAAAGGACGTGCGCTACGTTGTGGCCGGCGATACCGACACCCTCCTCTGGCTGGCGAATCTGGCGGCTCTTGAGCTCCATGTCCCCCTCTCCCGCGGCGGTTCGATCTATGTGCCGGACTGCGCCGTCTTCGACTTCGACCCGGAGCCTCCGGCGCATTTCCCCGAAGCGGCCCGGGCGGCGCTGCTGCTCAGGGAGAAGCTCGACGACCTGGGTCTCGCGGGCTATGCGAAGACATCCGGCAAGAGGGGCGTCCACGTGATCGTCCCGCTCGACGGGGTCCACACCTTCGAACAGACCCGGGAGTTCGTCCACCGGGTGGGGCGGAACCTCGCCCGCGAGAATCCCTGGATCGTCCCGGAGGTCGCACGCACCCGCGAGGCAGGCATCGTCTTCTTCGACTATCTCCTCAACGCGAAGGGGCGGACGATGATCGCCCCCTACAGCCTGCGGGCGACTCCCGCGGCGACGGTCTCCACCCCGCTCGCCTGGGAGGAACTCGCACGGGGCGTCCGCCCTGAGGCGTTCACCCTCCGCACGGTTCTGGAGCGGGAAGACCCCTGGAAGGGGATCTTCGAGCAGCGGCAGCGCCTGCCCGCCCTGGATCCCATCCCTTCCGGCCGGACGGCAGCCCGGTCCCGGGGGAGCGAGACCCTGGCGGAGTACCGAGAGCGGCGGAACTTCGTCAGGACCCCGGAGCCCGCGGGCGGTGCTTCGGCAGGGGAGGGGGGGAGCCGCTTCGTGGTGCACGAGCACCGCGCCACGCGCCTCCACTTCGACTTCCGCCTGGAGCGGGGCGGCGTGCTGAAGAGCTGGGCGGTGCCGAAGGGGGTGCCCGAGCGGCCGGGGGTGCGTCACCTGGCAATCGAGACCGAGGATCACCCTCTGGAGTACATCGATTTCGCGGGGACCATCCCGGAGGGGGAGTACGGGGCCGGCACCATCTCCATCTGGGACGCCGGCACCTACGATGCCAGGACCTGGGAGCCAGACAAGATCGAGGTGATGCTGAACGGGCAGCGGCTGCACGGCCGCTACGTCTTCATCCGCTTCAAGAAGGCCGAGGAGGGGAGCTGGCTCCTCTTCAAGGCGTCCGAATGA
- a CDS encoding Xaa-Pro peptidase family protein, translating to MTRFRDRMDAENPDWELSAIFGRINIYYYTGTMPDGMLLIPRDGEAVLWVRRSYERAVDESLFADIRRMDSYRDAARDWGRVPDAVHLETEVVPLALLQRFRKHFSFSEVRSLDPAAAKVRSVKSAYELSLLERAGAIHRRVLEDAVPGILREGMSEAEFGAEVFAAMVREGHHGLVRFGMFGTEIVVGQLGFGENSLYPTSFDGPGGCRGIGPAAPVLGSRERRLERGDLVFVDNACGVEGYHTDKTMIYMFGKALPEAAVEAHRRCVGIQEELASMLRPGVTPSEIHGRIAEGLTAEFRTNFMGFGERRVNFLGHGVGLQVDEPPVIARGFDEPLEERMVIALEPKKGIPGVGMVGIENTFVVTPSGGRSITGESPGLIPVGF from the coding sequence ATGACCCGGTTCCGGGATCGGATGGATGCCGAGAACCCGGACTGGGAGCTGTCCGCCATCTTCGGGCGGATCAACATCTACTACTATACGGGCACGATGCCGGATGGGATGCTGCTGATCCCGCGGGACGGCGAGGCGGTGCTCTGGGTCCGCCGTAGCTACGAACGGGCGGTCGACGAGTCCCTCTTCGCCGACATCCGGAGGATGGACAGTTACCGGGACGCGGCGCGCGACTGGGGACGGGTGCCGGATGCGGTGCACCTGGAGACCGAGGTGGTGCCCCTCGCGCTACTCCAGCGGTTCAGGAAGCACTTCTCCTTCTCGGAGGTGCGGTCGCTGGATCCGGCGGCGGCGAAGGTTCGATCGGTGAAGAGCGCGTACGAGCTGAGTCTTCTCGAACGGGCCGGAGCGATCCACCGCCGCGTGCTGGAGGATGCGGTGCCCGGCATCCTGAGGGAGGGGATGAGCGAGGCGGAGTTCGGGGCCGAGGTCTTCGCCGCCATGGTGCGGGAGGGGCACCACGGGCTGGTGCGGTTCGGCATGTTCGGAACCGAGATCGTCGTGGGTCAGCTCGGCTTCGGGGAGAACTCCCTCTATCCGACCTCGTTCGACGGTCCGGGCGGATGCCGCGGGATCGGGCCTGCCGCGCCGGTGCTCGGCAGCCGGGAGCGGCGGCTCGAACGAGGCGACCTGGTCTTCGTCGACAATGCCTGCGGCGTCGAGGGCTACCACACCGACAAGACGATGATCTACATGTTCGGCAAGGCTCTCCCCGAAGCGGCGGTGGAGGCCCACCGCCGGTGCGTCGGGATCCAGGAAGAGCTGGCATCGATGCTGCGGCCCGGCGTCACCCCGTCGGAGATCCACGGGAGGATCGCGGAGGGCCTGACGGCAGAGTTCCGGACGAACTTCATGGGTTTCGGGGAGCGGCGGGTGAACTTCCTGGGCCACGGCGTCGGGCTCCAGGTGGATGAGCCGCCGGTGATCGCGAGGGGATTCGACGAGCCGCTGGAGGAGAGAATGGTCATCGCGCTCGAGCCCAAGAAGGGGATACCGGGCGTCGGGATGGTCGGCATCGAGAACACCTTCGTCGTCACGCCCTCGGGCGGGCGGAGCATCACGGGAGAGAGCCCGGGTCTGATCCCGGTGGGATTCTGA
- a CDS encoding HNH endonuclease signature motif containing protein, translated as MGIVTFPSDLSPLKAKKIKLAVGGACELCGREYPLRNLEVHRIPGKNVLVENLDSWILVLCPGCHFDIHALGCSRAEQRQLVRDRPVPVREHIKEILSYNPPPYTPPEVDLERVFYEATQMDMTYRVA; from the coding sequence GTGGGCATCGTGACCTTCCCCTCCGATCTCTCCCCGCTGAAGGCCAAGAAGATCAAACTGGCCGTCGGCGGAGCCTGCGAACTCTGCGGCCGCGAGTATCCCCTGCGGAACCTGGAGGTTCACCGGATCCCCGGGAAGAATGTTCTGGTGGAGAACCTCGATTCCTGGATCCTCGTCCTGTGCCCCGGCTGTCACTTCGACATCCACGCCCTAGGATGCTCGCGGGCAGAGCAGCGGCAGCTGGTCCGCGATCGCCCTGTGCCCGTTCGGGAACATATAAAAGAGATCCTGTCCTACAATCCGCCGCCCTACACGCCGCCGGAGGTCGATCTCGAGCGGGTCTTCTACGAGGCGACCCAGATGGACATGACCTACCGGGTGGCCTGA
- a CDS encoding VOC family protein encodes MPNVVHVDIPADDTERARKFYERLFDWKFEAPPGEIEYYLFEPTGAPEAPGMGLGKRGAPDQRITVYFGVDSIAKYLKRVEELGGKVSLPYMPVPSFGGLAICVDTENNTFGIFEPHPES; translated from the coding sequence ATGCCGAACGTCGTGCATGTCGATATCCCGGCGGACGATACCGAACGGGCCCGGAAGTTCTACGAGAGGCTCTTTGATTGGAAATTCGAAGCCCCTCCGGGAGAAATCGAGTACTACCTGTTCGAGCCGACGGGTGCGCCCGAAGCCCCGGGCATGGGACTCGGAAAACGGGGAGCCCCGGACCAGAGGATCACGGTCTACTTCGGCGTGGACTCGATCGCGAAGTACCTGAAGAGGGTCGAGGAACTTGGGGGAAAGGTCTCGCTGCCCTATATGCCGGTCCCCAGCTTTGGAGGCCTCGCCATCTGCGTGGATACGGAGAACAACACCTTCGGTATCTTCGAGCCGCATCCGGAATCCTAG
- a CDS encoding universal stress protein, producing the protein MFEKVLLPTDFSPYARAVVRCVRSIPGIREVILLHAISPDGKEGLSPDAARLKLAEEEKMLQAGEVSVTARVEPAGDAAGTILRIAESERVSLIVIGARGKGILERALLGSVSSAVLRGARTNVLIMRHRVLDTLEGPRYEQFCPMIFSRILVPIDLAESSSAPLDLLPRLPSLGEIILAHVVSPGDAPAVAPEVLQARTEDAEAALGRLRDDLARRGFSVRVRVRAGLPTHEIDRVAEAEDVSLILMGSRGRGRANAALLGSTAFNIVNTVRRPVLVVRLPESRGAQG; encoded by the coding sequence ATGTTCGAGAAAGTGCTCCTGCCCACGGACTTCTCCCCCTATGCCCGCGCTGTCGTACGCTGCGTCCGTTCCATACCGGGGATACGGGAGGTGATCCTCCTTCACGCCATCTCGCCGGACGGGAAGGAGGGGCTATCGCCCGATGCCGCCCGGCTAAAGCTCGCGGAGGAGGAGAAGATGCTGCAGGCCGGGGAAGTCTCCGTTACGGCACGGGTCGAACCGGCGGGCGATGCAGCCGGTACGATCCTCCGCATCGCGGAGTCCGAGCGGGTCTCCCTCATCGTCATCGGCGCGAGGGGGAAAGGGATCCTGGAGCGGGCCCTCCTGGGCAGCGTCTCCTCCGCGGTCCTCCGCGGAGCGCGGACGAACGTGCTCATCATGCGTCACCGCGTCCTCGACACACTGGAAGGGCCGCGATACGAGCAGTTCTGCCCGATGATCTTCTCCCGCATCCTGGTGCCGATCGACCTCGCGGAATCGTCGAGCGCTCCGCTCGACCTCCTGCCCCGCCTGCCGTCCCTCGGCGAGATCATCCTGGCGCATGTCGTCTCTCCCGGAGATGCCCCGGCGGTCGCGCCGGAGGTCCTGCAGGCCCGCACGGAGGACGCGGAGGCGGCTCTTGGGAGACTGCGCGACGATCTGGCCCGCCGGGGTTTCTCCGTGCGGGTGCGGGTGCGGGCAGGTCTTCCCACCCATGAGATCGACCGCGTCGCGGAGGCGGAGGACGTCTCCCTCATCCTGATGGGCTCCCGCGGCAGGGGGCGGGCAAACGCGGCCCTCCTCGGCAGCACCGCGTTCAATATCGTCAATACGGTGAGACGGCCGGTCCTTGTCGTGAGACTGCCTGAATCCCGCGGGGCTCAGGGGTGA
- a CDS encoding MFS transporter: protein MNDTGMRGVALLVAVLAGFITPFDHSAVNIALPTIGTEFAMDAVALSWVSTAYLLASAIFLVPLGRYADIHGRKKVFVSGLSIFTAASLLLIFSPSSIVLIVLRVLQGMGAAMIFGTGVAILTSVFPPGERGRVLGLYTTAVYVGLSAGPFLGGLVTQYVGWRGIFLVNVPLGILTVALVHWRLAGEWAEARGEPFDLAGSVIYGLSLASLLSGFTLLPEIGGIALAAAGTAGLLLFFAVEARQKSPVLHVNLFLRNRVFAFSNLAALINYSATFAVTFFLSLYLQYIGGFTPQTAGLILVSQPLVMATLSPYAGRLSDRVEPRIVSSAGMAVIAVGLFLLTFLNPDTPLLYLVGCLVLLGLGFAFFSSPNTNAIMSSVEKRFYSVASGTLGTMRLLGQMLSMAIAVLIFAVYLGRVQITPELSAQFLMVVHTAFAVFTVLCIFGVVFSSVRGAVR, encoded by the coding sequence ATGAACGATACCGGGATGCGGGGGGTGGCCCTGCTGGTGGCCGTGCTCGCGGGTTTCATCACGCCGTTCGACCACTCTGCCGTCAACATCGCGCTGCCGACCATCGGCACGGAGTTCGCCATGGACGCCGTGGCGCTCAGCTGGGTCTCGACGGCCTACCTCCTCGCTTCCGCCATCTTTCTGGTACCGCTCGGACGCTACGCGGATATCCACGGACGGAAGAAGGTTTTCGTGAGCGGACTCTCCATCTTTACGGCCGCTTCCCTGCTACTCATCTTCTCCCCCTCATCGATCGTGCTCATCGTCCTCCGCGTCCTCCAGGGCATGGGCGCGGCGATGATCTTCGGCACCGGTGTCGCGATTCTCACCTCGGTATTCCCTCCCGGCGAGCGGGGGCGGGTGCTCGGCCTCTACACCACGGCGGTCTACGTTGGGCTCTCTGCCGGCCCCTTCCTGGGCGGGCTCGTGACGCAGTACGTCGGCTGGAGGGGCATCTTCCTCGTGAACGTCCCGCTCGGTATCCTCACGGTGGCGCTCGTCCACTGGAGACTCGCGGGAGAATGGGCGGAGGCGAGAGGCGAACCGTTCGATCTCGCCGGGTCGGTCATCTACGGGCTCTCCCTTGCGAGCCTCCTGTCCGGGTTCACGCTCCTCCCCGAGATCGGCGGCATCGCCCTCGCCGCCGCCGGCACCGCCGGTCTCCTGCTCTTCTTTGCCGTCGAGGCCCGCCAGAAGAGCCCCGTCCTGCACGTGAACCTCTTCCTCCGCAACCGCGTCTTCGCGTTCTCCAATCTCGCTGCCCTGATCAACTACAGCGCCACGTTCGCGGTCACCTTCTTCCTCTCCCTCTACCTCCAGTACATCGGGGGATTCACCCCGCAGACGGCCGGGCTCATCCTTGTCTCCCAGCCGCTCGTCATGGCAACGCTCTCTCCCTACGCCGGCAGGCTCTCCGACCGCGTGGAGCCCCGCATCGTCTCCTCGGCCGGCATGGCGGTGATCGCGGTCGGCCTCTTCCTCCTCACCTTCCTGAATCCCGATACTCCCCTCCTCTACCTCGTCGGATGCCTTGTTCTGCTCGGGCTCGGGTTCGCCTTCTTCTCCTCGCCCAACACGAACGCGATCATGAGTTCGGTCGAGAAGCGGTTCTACAGCGTGGCGTCAGGCACGCTGGGCACGATGCGGCTCCTGGGGCAGATGCTCAGCATGGCCATCGCCGTGCTGATCTTCGCCGTCTACCTGGGCAGGGTCCAGATCACGCCGGAACTCTCGGCGCAGTTCCTCATGGTCGTTCATACGGCCTTTGCCGTCTTCACCGTCCTCTGCATCTTCGGCGTGGTTTTCTCCTCCGTACGGGGAGCGGTGCGGTGA